One genomic region from Phragmites australis chromosome 1, lpPhrAust1.1, whole genome shotgun sequence encodes:
- the LOC133926238 gene encoding uncharacterized protein LOC133926238 isoform X1 translates to MKRNSQAHSCTQRQLATFFSRQLFSHSERFQHTDLMHGHAVLRNLLFSPAPAGFPSHRRLSVSRGRGRGAHGFASDARTAFSAGRASPAASSPPRFRKASGAKGKDALFREDALEVTEAVSRRFQRECGVADVRRRLTTLKERWRRIEKMKAIGSTSWDHATRTISMREDDYQQYAMDHPKNSWLLNRPIEDYDELSFMFSDDKSVADTQAKRTKTLILSILRISEDPMEQKIANEDIRYLVLKIGELIDALKSLKPRDFSDDLWKAITACGYNERMSITALDYFLKNEVEGKNFLVRSPHLRKEWLAKFFSSLL, encoded by the exons atgaaaagaaattccCAAGCACACTCTTGCACCCAACGGCAACTTGCAACTTTTTTTTCCCGTCAGCTGTTCAGCCACAGCGAGCGCTTTCAGCACACCGACCTGATGCACGGGCATGCCGTCCTCCGCAATCTCCTCTTCTCGCCCGCCCCCGCCGGATTCCCCTCCCATCGGCGACTCAGTG TTTCTCGCGGTCGCGGTCGCGGCGCTCATGGATTCGCCAGCGATGCACGGACGGCGTTCTCGGCCGGACGCGCCTCACCCGCAGCCTCATCCCCGCCGCGTTTCAGAAAG GCTTCAGGTGCTAAGGGGAAAGATGCATTGTTCAGGGAGGATGCTCTAGAAGTTACAGAGGCTGTTTCCCGACGGTTTCAGCGTGAATGCGGTGTCGCTGATGTGCGAAGGAGGCTGACAACTCTGAAGGAAAGATGGCGAAGGATAGAGAAGATGAAAGCCATTGGTTCTACGTCATGGGATCATGCTACTAGGACGATAAGCATGCGAGAAGATGATTACCAACAGTATGCCATG GATCATCCGAAAAATTCTTGGTTGCTGAATAGGCCCATTGAGGATTATGATGAGCTTTCTTTCATGTTCAGTGATGATAAATCAGTAGCTGATACTCAGGCAAAAAGGACAAAAACGCTCATTCTGTCAATACTCAGGATATCTGAAGATCCCATGGAGCAAAAGATAGCTAATGAGGACATCCGCTACTTAGTTCTGAAGATTGGGGAGTTAATAGATGCTCTAAAAAGCTTAAAGCCCAGAGACTTTTCTGACGACTTGTGGAAAGCAATTACAGCTTGCGGTTACAACGAGAGGATGTCAATCACCGCGTTAGACTATTTTCTGAAGAACGAGGTTGAAGGGAAGAATTTCCTTGTGCGTAGCCCACACCTTCGCAAGGAATGGCTAGCTAAGTTCTTCTCTAGCCTCCTGTAA
- the LOC133926238 gene encoding uncharacterized protein LOC133926238 isoform X2, translating into MEQASGAKGKDALFREDALEVTEAVSRRFQRECGVADVRRRLTTLKERWRRIEKMKAIGSTSWDHATRTISMREDDYQQYAMDHPKNSWLLNRPIEDYDELSFMFSDDKSVADTQAKRTKTLILSILRISEDPMEQKIANEDIRYLVLKIGELIDALKSLKPRDFSDDLWKAITACGYNERMSITALDYFLKNEVEGKNFLVRSPHLRKEWLAKFFSSLL; encoded by the exons ATGGAACAGGCTTCAGGTGCTAAGGGGAAAGATGCATTGTTCAGGGAGGATGCTCTAGAAGTTACAGAGGCTGTTTCCCGACGGTTTCAGCGTGAATGCGGTGTCGCTGATGTGCGAAGGAGGCTGACAACTCTGAAGGAAAGATGGCGAAGGATAGAGAAGATGAAAGCCATTGGTTCTACGTCATGGGATCATGCTACTAGGACGATAAGCATGCGAGAAGATGATTACCAACAGTATGCCATG GATCATCCGAAAAATTCTTGGTTGCTGAATAGGCCCATTGAGGATTATGATGAGCTTTCTTTCATGTTCAGTGATGATAAATCAGTAGCTGATACTCAGGCAAAAAGGACAAAAACGCTCATTCTGTCAATACTCAGGATATCTGAAGATCCCATGGAGCAAAAGATAGCTAATGAGGACATCCGCTACTTAGTTCTGAAGATTGGGGAGTTAATAGATGCTCTAAAAAGCTTAAAGCCCAGAGACTTTTCTGACGACTTGTGGAAAGCAATTACAGCTTGCGGTTACAACGAGAGGATGTCAATCACCGCGTTAGACTATTTTCTGAAGAACGAGGTTGAAGGGAAGAATTTCCTTGTGCGTAGCCCACACCTTCGCAAGGAATGGCTAGCTAAGTTCTTCTCTAGCCTCCTGTAA
- the LOC133926251 gene encoding uncharacterized protein LOC133926251 isoform X2 — MDAGGSSKRSRPVRRATKLKFKPKVPPQKPKKLTTEKPQQEEPKPVDEELMKILRTGQVAAKTLLNTKDERSAQNPPSTPPSAAVVSLSPPQSGLHKQNQSALQIPIAFPVVNPGMFYNEEEDDDDNDDDDDDDDSGNVEFQETQPNSIECEVSTRPAEELDLLQEQDGKERMFLFQLPKSLPLPRKSSVVEKKGKVTSKEVKEGSNLQQLPQGYLGKMLVYKSGKIKMKLGDVMFDVNPGVESRMAQHAVALNTREKHCCLLGEIGNRHVIVTPDVNSLLNDN, encoded by the exons ATGGATGCAGGTGGTAGCTCCAAGAGAAGTCGTCCAGTTCGTCGTGCTACGAAG CTGAAATTCAAACCGAAAGTGCCACCACAGAAGCCAAAGAAATTGACCACTGAAAA GCCACAACAGGAAGAGCCTAAACCAGTTGATGAAGAACTGATGAAGATACTGAGG actGGCCAAGTGGCTGCAAAAACTTTGCTAAATACAAAAG ACGAGCGTTCAGCACAGAATCCCCCCTCGACACCACCTTCTGCAGCTGTCGTTAGCTTGTCACCACCACAATCAGGACTGCACAAGCAAAATCAATCG GCACTACAAATCCCCATAGCCTTTCCTGTTGTTAATCCAG GAATGTTCTACaacgaagaagaagatgatgatgacaatgacgacgacgatgacgatgacgataGTGGCAATGTTGAGTTTCAGGAGACGCAACCAAATTCAATTGAATGCGAAGTTTCAACACGTCCAGCAGAGGAGCTTGATTTGCTT CAGGAACAAGATGGAAAAGAAAGAATGTTTCTCTTCCAGCTCCCAAAATCTCTTCCTTTGCCAAGAAAATCCAGTGTAgttgaaaagaaaggaaaggtcACCAGCAAGGAGGTGAAAGAAGGATCCAATCTGCAGCAGTTGCCGCAGGGTTATTTGGGCAAAATGCTGGTATACAAGAGCGGCAAGATCAAAATGAAGTTAGGAGATGTCATGTTTGAT GTGAACCCAGGAGTGGAGAGTAGGATGGCGCAACATGCAGTAGCTCTGAACACTAGAGAGAAACATTGCTGCTTGCTTGGGGAGATTGGGAATCGGCATGTTATTGTGACTCCGGATGTGAATTCTTTGTTGAATGACAATTAG
- the LOC133926251 gene encoding uncharacterized protein LOC133926251 isoform X1, with protein sequence MDAGGSSKRSRPVRRATKLKFKPKVPPQKPKKLTTEKPQQEEPKPVDEELMKILRTGQVAAKTLLNTKDERSAQNPPSTPPSAAVVSLSPPQSGLHKQNQSKALQIPIAFPVVNPGMFYNEEEDDDDNDDDDDDDDSGNVEFQETQPNSIECEVSTRPAEELDLLQEQDGKERMFLFQLPKSLPLPRKSSVVEKKGKVTSKEVKEGSNLQQLPQGYLGKMLVYKSGKIKMKLGDVMFDVNPGVESRMAQHAVALNTREKHCCLLGEIGNRHVIVTPDVNSLLNDN encoded by the exons ATGGATGCAGGTGGTAGCTCCAAGAGAAGTCGTCCAGTTCGTCGTGCTACGAAG CTGAAATTCAAACCGAAAGTGCCACCACAGAAGCCAAAGAAATTGACCACTGAAAA GCCACAACAGGAAGAGCCTAAACCAGTTGATGAAGAACTGATGAAGATACTGAGG actGGCCAAGTGGCTGCAAAAACTTTGCTAAATACAAAAG ACGAGCGTTCAGCACAGAATCCCCCCTCGACACCACCTTCTGCAGCTGTCGTTAGCTTGTCACCACCACAATCAGGACTGCACAAGCAAAATCAATCG AAGGCACTACAAATCCCCATAGCCTTTCCTGTTGTTAATCCAG GAATGTTCTACaacgaagaagaagatgatgatgacaatgacgacgacgatgacgatgacgataGTGGCAATGTTGAGTTTCAGGAGACGCAACCAAATTCAATTGAATGCGAAGTTTCAACACGTCCAGCAGAGGAGCTTGATTTGCTT CAGGAACAAGATGGAAAAGAAAGAATGTTTCTCTTCCAGCTCCCAAAATCTCTTCCTTTGCCAAGAAAATCCAGTGTAgttgaaaagaaaggaaaggtcACCAGCAAGGAGGTGAAAGAAGGATCCAATCTGCAGCAGTTGCCGCAGGGTTATTTGGGCAAAATGCTGGTATACAAGAGCGGCAAGATCAAAATGAAGTTAGGAGATGTCATGTTTGAT GTGAACCCAGGAGTGGAGAGTAGGATGGCGCAACATGCAGTAGCTCTGAACACTAGAGAGAAACATTGCTGCTTGCTTGGGGAGATTGGGAATCGGCATGTTATTGTGACTCCGGATGTGAATTCTTTGTTGAATGACAATTAG
- the LOC133926251 gene encoding uncharacterized protein LOC133926251 isoform X4 — protein sequence MDAGGSSKRSRPVRRATKLKFKPKVPPQKPKKLTTEKPQQEEPKPVDEELMKILRTGQVAAKTLLNTKDERSAQNPPSTPPSAAVVSLSPPQSGLHKQNQSALQIPIAFPVVNPGMFYNEEEDDDDNDDDDDDDDSGNVEFQETQPNSIECEVSTRPAEELDLLEQDGKERMFLFQLPKSLPLPRKSSVVEKKGKVTSKEVKEGSNLQQLPQGYLGKMLVYKSGKIKMKLGDVMFDVNPGVESRMAQHAVALNTREKHCCLLGEIGNRHVIVTPDVNSLLNDN from the exons ATGGATGCAGGTGGTAGCTCCAAGAGAAGTCGTCCAGTTCGTCGTGCTACGAAG CTGAAATTCAAACCGAAAGTGCCACCACAGAAGCCAAAGAAATTGACCACTGAAAA GCCACAACAGGAAGAGCCTAAACCAGTTGATGAAGAACTGATGAAGATACTGAGG actGGCCAAGTGGCTGCAAAAACTTTGCTAAATACAAAAG ACGAGCGTTCAGCACAGAATCCCCCCTCGACACCACCTTCTGCAGCTGTCGTTAGCTTGTCACCACCACAATCAGGACTGCACAAGCAAAATCAATCG GCACTACAAATCCCCATAGCCTTTCCTGTTGTTAATCCAG GAATGTTCTACaacgaagaagaagatgatgatgacaatgacgacgacgatgacgatgacgataGTGGCAATGTTGAGTTTCAGGAGACGCAACCAAATTCAATTGAATGCGAAGTTTCAACACGTCCAGCAGAGGAGCTTGATTTGCTT GAACAAGATGGAAAAGAAAGAATGTTTCTCTTCCAGCTCCCAAAATCTCTTCCTTTGCCAAGAAAATCCAGTGTAgttgaaaagaaaggaaaggtcACCAGCAAGGAGGTGAAAGAAGGATCCAATCTGCAGCAGTTGCCGCAGGGTTATTTGGGCAAAATGCTGGTATACAAGAGCGGCAAGATCAAAATGAAGTTAGGAGATGTCATGTTTGAT GTGAACCCAGGAGTGGAGAGTAGGATGGCGCAACATGCAGTAGCTCTGAACACTAGAGAGAAACATTGCTGCTTGCTTGGGGAGATTGGGAATCGGCATGTTATTGTGACTCCGGATGTGAATTCTTTGTTGAATGACAATTAG
- the LOC133926251 gene encoding uncharacterized protein LOC133926251 isoform X3, producing the protein MDAGGSSKRSRPVRRATKLKFKPKVPPQKPKKLTTEKPQQEEPKPVDEELMKILRTGQVAAKTLLNTKDERSAQNPPSTPPSAAVVSLSPPQSGLHKQNQSKALQIPIAFPVVNPGMFYNEEEDDDDNDDDDDDDDSGNVEFQETQPNSIECEVSTRPAEELDLLEQDGKERMFLFQLPKSLPLPRKSSVVEKKGKVTSKEVKEGSNLQQLPQGYLGKMLVYKSGKIKMKLGDVMFDVNPGVESRMAQHAVALNTREKHCCLLGEIGNRHVIVTPDVNSLLNDN; encoded by the exons ATGGATGCAGGTGGTAGCTCCAAGAGAAGTCGTCCAGTTCGTCGTGCTACGAAG CTGAAATTCAAACCGAAAGTGCCACCACAGAAGCCAAAGAAATTGACCACTGAAAA GCCACAACAGGAAGAGCCTAAACCAGTTGATGAAGAACTGATGAAGATACTGAGG actGGCCAAGTGGCTGCAAAAACTTTGCTAAATACAAAAG ACGAGCGTTCAGCACAGAATCCCCCCTCGACACCACCTTCTGCAGCTGTCGTTAGCTTGTCACCACCACAATCAGGACTGCACAAGCAAAATCAATCG AAGGCACTACAAATCCCCATAGCCTTTCCTGTTGTTAATCCAG GAATGTTCTACaacgaagaagaagatgatgatgacaatgacgacgacgatgacgatgacgataGTGGCAATGTTGAGTTTCAGGAGACGCAACCAAATTCAATTGAATGCGAAGTTTCAACACGTCCAGCAGAGGAGCTTGATTTGCTT GAACAAGATGGAAAAGAAAGAATGTTTCTCTTCCAGCTCCCAAAATCTCTTCCTTTGCCAAGAAAATCCAGTGTAgttgaaaagaaaggaaaggtcACCAGCAAGGAGGTGAAAGAAGGATCCAATCTGCAGCAGTTGCCGCAGGGTTATTTGGGCAAAATGCTGGTATACAAGAGCGGCAAGATCAAAATGAAGTTAGGAGATGTCATGTTTGAT GTGAACCCAGGAGTGGAGAGTAGGATGGCGCAACATGCAGTAGCTCTGAACACTAGAGAGAAACATTGCTGCTTGCTTGGGGAGATTGGGAATCGGCATGTTATTGTGACTCCGGATGTGAATTCTTTGTTGAATGACAATTAG
- the LOC133886041 gene encoding zinc finger protein ZAT9-like: MASSSRRRHRDMDDDHEEGEYVSGGYESSDTDDDHRYVVQSRGEEGHSEDRRGLPSPTSSCESDRTIGDDGNPSPSSVVAAPVRALDCHICGKEFGSPKAVDGHMRVHDPQGRHGQQQGNKMKRVVAVNGGWASTGKRGWIGGKAVSRNAEPNYSMAIVVAEPTHPLEPMPMASARINLLNSGERSSAQPIHNDESTAIVVAGVNPSTEAVVHQSAAPPPAAQQVQVVHQPSPPPAAEQHQLVYQPAAPRREYSCKECGKSFPTHQGLGGHAAGHMNRRKEAEAAAAAAGILQDGSVIPAACRRGTESEKRHECKKCHEVFDKGVALGGHMRSHYTGPPIGYRKKKRCLAPPVVVLAPPPAPVAEGVADLKRALSIKEGEPSPAPAVTSRVRLFGVDIGPQVQAPSEQQGSDTTVGTPSEQQGSSTTVGTPSEQQCSGTAEGSSSAGGQQ; the protein is encoded by the coding sequence atggcctcctcctcccgccgccgccaccgcgatATGGATGACGACCACGAAGAGGGCGAGTACGTCTCCGGCGGCTACGAATCCTCCGACACCGATGATGACCACCGTTATGTGGTTCAGTCTCGTGGCGAGGAGGGACACTCGGAGGATCGGAGAGGCCTACCGTCGCCCACGTCTTCATGCGAATCGGATAGAACCATCGGCGACGACGGCAACCCCAGTCCCTCCTCCGTCGTCGCGGCACCGGTGCGGGCGTTGGACTGTCACATCTGCGGGAAGGAATTCGGCAGCCCGAAGGCCGTGGACGGGCACATGAGAGTCCACGACCCGCAAGGGCGCCATGGCCAACAGCAGGGGAACAAGATGAAGCGCGTTGTGGCGGTCAATGGGGGCTGGGCCTCCACCGGCAAGCGAGGCTGGATAGGGGGCAAAGCTGTCTCTCGGAACGCCGAACCGAACTACTCCATGGCAATTGTGGTTGCAGAGCCCACGCATCCCTTGGAGCCGATGCCCATGGCGTCTGCAAGAATCAATCTTCTTAATTCGGGTGAGAGAAGCAGCGCGCAGCCGATACACAATGATGAGTCAACCGCCATTGTGGTGGCAGGAGTCAATCCTTCCACCGAGGCCGTCGTCCACCAGTCTGCTGCGCCGCCGCCAGCGGCGCAGCAAGTTCAAGTCGTCCACCAGCCCTCTCCGCCGCCTGCAGCTGAGCAACATCAACTAGTTTATCAGCCCGCTGCACCGCGGCGGGAGTACAGTTGCAAAGAGTGCGGGAAGTCGTTCCCGACGCACCAGGGGCTAGGTGGCCACGCCGCCGGCCACATGAACAGGAGGAAGGAAGCCGAAgctgcggccgcggccgcgggaATCCTCCAGGACGGCAGCGTGATCCCCGCTGCTTGCCGCCGCGGCACCGAGTCGGAGAAGCGGCACGAGTGCAAGAAGTGCCACGAAGTGTTCGACAAAGGAGTGGCACTCGGCGGTCACATGAGGAGTCACTATACTGGCCCGCCGATCGGTTACAGGAAGAAGAAGCGTTGTCTCGCGCCGCCTGTGGTAGTTTTAGCGCCACCACCTGCCCCGGTCGCCGAGGGCGTGGCAGACCTTAAACGTGCGCTGTCGATCAAAGAGGGAGAGCCATCGCCTGCACCGGCCGTGACTAGCAGAGTGCGTCTCTTTGGCGTCGACATCGGTCCGCAGGTGCAAGCGCCATCGGAGCAACAAGGCTCGGATACGACAGTGGGCACGCCATCGGAGCAACAAGGCTCGAGCACAACAGTGGGCACGCCATCGGAGCAACAATGCTCGGGCACGGCAGAGGGCTCGTCGTCCGCCGGCGGGCAACAGTAG
- the LOC133926271 gene encoding LOB domain-containing protein 6-like, with translation MASSSASSVPAPSGSVITMASSSSSAAAAGVCGTGSPCAACKFLRRRCQPDCVFAPYFPPDNPQKFVHVHRVFGASNVTKLLNELHPFQREDAVNSLAYEADMRLRDPVYGCVGVISILQHNLRQLQQDLARAKYELSKYQAAAAAYASTGPNGPQAMAEFIGNAVPNGAHNFINIGHSAALGSIAGSPVFGQDQFANPQMLSRSYDGEPITRLGINGGYEFGYSTTMGGARSLSQAPPAATRNPAPGSRRPAGVIDQSFQVPDLKKKNPRSAEDYMAWEDPKCP, from the exons ATGGCGTCGTCGTCTGCGTCGTCGGTGCCGGCTCCATCGGGCTCTGTGATCACTATGGCGTCGTCTTCGTCGTCAGCAGCCGCTGCGGGGGTGTGCGGCACGGGCTCCCCGTGCGCGGCGTGCAAGTTCCTGCGCCGCAGGTGCCAGCCCGACTGCGTGTTCGCGCCCTACTTCCCGCCGGACAACCCTCAGAAGTTCGTGCACGTGCACCGCGTCTTCGGCGCGAGCAACGTGACCAAGCTGCTGAACGAGCTCCACCCATTCCAGCGTGAGGACGCCGTGAACTCGCTCGCCTACGAGGCCGACATGCGCCTCCGCGACCCCGTCTACGGCTGCGTCGGCGTGATCTCCATCCTCCAGCACAACCTCCGCCAACTCCAGCAGGATCTCGCCCGCGCCAAGTACGAACTCTCCAAGTATCAG gcggcggcggcggcttatGCGTCGACGGGGCCGAACGGGCCGCAAGCGATGGCAGAGTTCATCGGCAACGCGGTGCCCAACGGCGCGCACAACTTCATCAACATTGGCCACTCGGCTGCGCTCGGCTCCATCGCGGGCTCCCCCGTCTTCGGGCAAGATCAGTTCGCCAACCCGCAGATGCTGTCCAGGAGCTACGACGGCGAGCCCATCACGAGGCTGGGGATCAACGGCGGGTACGAGTTCGGGTACTCGACCACGATGGGCGGGGCCCGTTCTTTAAGTCAGGCACCGCCGGCGGCGACGAGAAACCCAGCGCCGGGCAGTAGGCGACCGGCCGGTGTGATCGATCAATCTTTTCAG GTTCctgacttgaagaaaaaaaatccgcGAAGTGCTGAGGACTACATGGCATGGGAGGATCCTAAATGCCCATAG